Within the Astyanax mexicanus isolate ESR-SI-001 chromosome 9, AstMex3_surface, whole genome shotgun sequence genome, the region TCATGTAGCTAAACAAGTGACTAGAGTAGTACTGTTGTGGTAAGACTAGAGTAAAAGCCAGCAATGCTAAGGTAAATggattgtgctttgttggtatgtctgctgcttattttttttttttaggcaacGAATCAACATTTTTAGGAggtgatatttaaatattttgcaaaaaaaaatacaaataaataaataataataatctgcatACATCgttattaaaggtcaccttccgcgaaaatccgatttttcttgttttttgtggaatacagtaggtctctccgagttgaatgtgtacacctgcacattaaactgttttgcagcccccattgtctgcaggagctaagcaaagaaatcccccctccccccctccgaaaaacgggtgaattttgaattatctttctgcctacgtaggcagaaactcacagaccagcccaccttggctcgaaactcccagaggcggagctgaagcgacgcaacatcaccgctcatcagttaggaggtgggaggcagtgagcggcagagcggcggaggggcgtcgcagtgctcctagccaatcagaggagagatatttgcattctgtttgcatgtatgaatattcatgagcaaagctggaatccggtcattttggacacacccctaaaacagtccattaaaaaagagctatacagagacacctgagcactttttttttacaaaaacggctcacatgtcattcattcatactagagaccacaactagacattttaaaatgaaagaaaaaacgacggaaggtgacctttaatgtgAAACATGACAAATTAAGAGCAGATTAGCATTTTTTCAGCACTTTGGTCGCACTAACTTTTCCCAGTCTAAGATGTAGTTGTGAGCGCTGTTGCTGAATGCTGGCAATGTAATGAGAGTTAACAGTTTGATCTGCAATTATCATCGTGATAATGATAAAAATGTGAATTATCATACAGCCAAATTACAGTTCCCTGATTCAGTActtaaataatgtataaatataggAAGTCTGTATTTTGTCAGTGGATCAATAGCCTGTTACCATTCTGCTTAGTGACACGGTATTCTTTAGTGACTGTGAAATATAACCAGTTTCAGCCAATAAATCTGTAAATCAGAGTCTGCAAACAGAGTTTAGTGGGCACACAGCCCAATTATGTCAATTTAGCTCTTACAGCAATTATTATAAAAGATACATGGCTGTGGTTTTAGCTGTGGACTACACACTGTCCCAGAATGGCTcacatatattaatttataaataaaatgatggCTTGGCATAGTACACTGGCCAAGAGAAAGACATCAACTGCACATCTGTTTCCAGCAGACAGACCTCGGTATAcagttcttaaataaaaaataaggtgtATAAAACGTAATTCTATGGAAATATCATACGCTATAAATGCCCATGAGTGTTAGTTGATTGAATGATAAAACAGATCTTGTGTGAGTGTAAGCACACCTCCGAGGGGCTGTGGGGGAACCTGCTGATGATGTCCTGTACTGCCTCACTTAGGTAACAGCACTGCTGTCTCAGGCTGATCAGAAAGTTTAACAGCTCCTCACTCCTGAGGAATGCAAGCAACACATGCCAATAAGCTTTCAGCAGAAACTAAAGAAAAACGTGGGAAGAGACATTAGATAGGGAGGTAATGAGGAGATAATCAGCTTTATGTATGCATTTAAGGTCTTTTCTAATTTAAATCCCTCATCAAGGGATCCCACTAACATACATTTACACTTTGCACTTCACCTTTGTCCCTGCACCCTAATTAAACAGTAAGCACatgcaaataattattatttcaaTCACTGGTGAACAAGATCATTCACTTGGTGACAGAAGCACTTCTTGATGCACTTCTTCCATCACTTACCATGTCAAACCCCTGTAATGGCTGACAGATACCCAGCAAGATGTTGATAGCGTTATCTTAACAAAGCATTTCCCCAAGCAGCCGTTTTCTTCTCCTAACACTCTGTCAGACGCTGTGGTAAACACTGTCAGACTCGCTGGAGTTACTATCTCCCCCAAGACGGAGAGATGGGCCCTGAGCGTTGCTTTGTTAGTTTTTCTTTGACCGAATGAGTGATAGGCTCTCGCAGGACGACTAAGTGCTGGGTAAGAGCCACCGTCCCAacaagcatcacacacacactcctcctacAGTCAGTTCACGTGTACAGGGGGGAAAGGTAATgctctaaaatattaaatatctcactattgtatacttttatatccttctatatatatattcatacctAATTACAATCATTcaatgtttacagtgttaaatacagtaaattactaCAAGGAAACAACTTCTTTAGACAGGTAATATATGAAGTTTTAAACTTGAAAGGGTGGCGCTTGTGTTTACATACATCCCATTAGCCAGGAAACCAAGCCATGCCATAGATTTCACCTTAACTCTATATCCCTTTACTGTGTGTTTACAGACTACCTCTCAAACCAGGATTTAAATGCAGGATTTAGTGCGTGTCCCTGTGCCCTTACAGTACATCCTCAGGTTTGAATAAAGAAAATCACAGATTGATTAGTCTCATAAAGTGTAGACATGGCAGTTGGACCAACTGCTCACAGCCATCAGTCAAAACTTGGAGCACAAAGAAATCGGGCTCGCTCCTTCCTCACTTTACAAATCATTACTAGAGCTTAAACCATTAAGACAGCCCTGTGGAGAACCTCGAAAAGACACTGTCATCCCACTTCAAACAATGAGAATCTGGTTTCTACAAAGGTAGACATTGAGTCTAAGAGGAAACTTCCATTGGAGACTGGGATCGTCAAAGAGTGTCTCAGATTAGATGtagttaataaacatttttaaatattaaacaaacaagtCAAGCTTAATGAGATAAGTCTTACCCACTATCTATATTTTCAAGCTTGCTCAAGGTGTCCACATCTACTCTGTCAGAGTGGATCTCTTGAACAGCATTCAGAACCTTCTTTAGGTCTTCAGGGTCTGTAATTCCAATctatacagaaaaaataaaataagtgtatgtagaataaaacaatagaatATTACAGAATATAATAGCTTTGTTAttgctaaaaaaagaaaagagataatTTAACAGCTCTAGAATTGACAGCAAAAATCAGACAAGAGTTAGAATTTAAGTAGTAATAGTGCTAAAATGAAATATTATAAATTCAAAGTAGTTTAAAACGATTCATCATAATGTTTACATTCTTATATTGACTAGAAATTTTGTTTTCAATTTTATACAAAGTGTCTATAAAAGTATTTACCAACTTGAATGTTTTTCcttattgcttttataaataaaataacgttcaatataatttaatataattcagCCTTTTAACTAGGATCATTGAAGTGAATACCGAAAATCTTAATTGAATAACTGCATAAAggctgtttgtgtttgtatttttacAATTAGTGAAATGGAGGTGCAGTAAACGTGTCAAGTGACTGTAATATAAAGACACCTGACTAGGTCCAATTACTGGTTAAACAATATTCCTGGCTACAAACTCACCatgaagaaacaaacaaacaaacaaacaaacaaacaggccaTTATATAAGCTATACAAGGAAAAACATCTAAggggtaaaacagtaaaactatatttatgtaGGTccgttttattattttactttttacattctTCTTATGTAAAGTAGGAGGTTTTACATGATGGCAACAATATATAGACAGGACGGGCAAGAACACACTGAAAAATACTAAGGTCATTTAGACCTGTGGAGACCTTAATCACCAACACACAATGCCATTTTGGCTACTCTACCAACACACTGGGCTAGCTTTAGTCTAGAAATGCAGATAAACCCAGATGGTAGCTAACCTTTTAAACTCCCCAAGAGCTGTATGAAGGAAGAGCAGGGAAAGAGCATTGCAACATCCTAAAGAAGCCGTATGATTCTAGTTGGTGCCTCAACCACCCCCATTACTACAACACTCCATCAATCATTAAGCCCGCATAACAGCGATCTTTGCATTGGATTCTCCCCAGACACTTCCAAAACCTCTGAGCCATTGCTGCTTGGGGTAGTTCATGGAATGTTATCAAGGTGTGGCATGAAacatttatttgtgggaccaccCACACATCAGACACTTTACAAGAGTTTATCTAGGTTTAAGCATTTAATTGCTcacatttcatatattttatattttgtaaactGTGTCATTCAGCGCAAGATTACCTTTTCTAAGTCCGCCTTTTCCATTGTCAACAAGTAGCTCCAGCTGATATCATTATCCTAAAaggtttgtgaaaaaaaaaaacactaaattcatACTGTGTAGAAACAAACTGCACACACTCATGGTCCTGCATCATAAAAATGATTTGATGCAAAGGTGCAGTTTACAAACATTAACTGAAATTCATGTCAATAAGGCCCTCCAGAGCAAAATAGGGAAGAGAATGCTAACCATCATGACATCAGAGAGGTGCTCCAGGTTCAGCCCATGCAGCAGAAGTTCAATATCACAAAGCTTAGCAGAACTGCAAGAAGTTGAGAACACACTTCTAGTTATTTAGTATTACTGTTCATCAAGTGTCATCTTTTCCCACCACCACTAGGGGGCATAACAGCATTAGTCACAGTCAGTCAGAACAATGCGTGGCTGTACCTCTCTTTGGAGACAGATGGAGCTTCGAGGTTACTGTTGAGAAATTTAAACACTGTTTCTGCTTTAGAGGGCAGCCCTCCATTAGTAGTATGATCTCGTGGGGAGTTAAGAATCTTGTAGAGCTGTTAAAATATAGGTTTGAAATTAGTGAATTGCCTTTcagtttaaatattaaacacagttggaaacactgttttaaataagaaaaatattgttgcatatatttgtgtaaaatttcTACTTTCACACATTCATAAAAACTAGGAAGctgtaaaaatgaagaaaatgctTAGCTGTGTCCACAATGATAAAAAAGCTCTAGATGACTATTTAATGAGTAAAAAAAGCCGAATAAACTGTAACAAAAGGGTAATTAAGAAGGTTTTAAAAATTGTAAGGTAGCGCAggagattaattaaaataaattataataattattttaaataacctGAACAGGACATGCCTACTTGTCACCAGATGAAGTAATTCTTTTTAGGTAAAACAGACAAACCACATTTTGCAGTTAACACTTTACTGGGTAAAAGTGATACAAGGTAAACTGAAAAAGATTCTGAAAGCTACTGTACAGTAGGTAAGAGGCTAAAGTTCTAACCTAAATTTCTTAATTAATGATATTACTGAAAACCCAGTCTGAAACAGTTAAATACAATATTCATTCTTTTAGTGTTGGATGTTGGATAGAGATACTTGTATTCTAAACAAGAGCTGCTAGGTTTAAGTCCCACTTGACAGATGAGGTGAAATAAGGCCTAAGGCCACAGGTCAAATACCTGAGTATGTTTCCATGTTTTGGCCAGGTCAGCTGCTGTCTTGCCTGCCTTGGTTTTGATGGACTTGTCAGCTCCGAGCTGAAGAAGTTTTAGAACTGCTCCTTCGTGTCCATACTGCACAGCCAACATTAGCGCCTGATTTAATAAACATATTTGGTCACAAATGTTGGCAAATGACTTTTGCACAGAACACGTACCCGACATGAGTCTACTGGATTGTATTCCTTATTAATGCTTAGACTGATTGGATACAGGCCTTAAAAAGAATTAGAATTAATGATGCTACAATAAAGGGGGACAACAATAACAAACAGGCTTTCAGATTTACATATTAATCTGCCTTGGTACAATGATGATCTTTCCTTTCAGCAACAGCTATATCACATTCCTTATCAGAGACAAGCTGTCCCTTTATCAACTTCAAGTTTGAGCATGCATCCAACACTTCTATAAAAGATCTATTTTTTTCCTGCAGTTCTGATAAAGCTGTGTGGTAACGCTTGCAAATATTTCAAATACTAACTAGATAACACCCGTTTGTGTGAGGAAATGCATTACTGGTGTTTGACGTACCGTGTGGCCGCTATCATCCTGAAAGTCCAGTTCAGCTCCATGAGATACCAGCAGATTGATCAAATGAGAGTAGTTGTCCCTGGCAGCCAACATCAGGCACGTCATGCGGCTCCTATGTAGGGGTAAAAAGCAAAATTTGGGCATATTAACAATCTGTGTGGAAGAAGCAGTCAGGTCCGAATGTCTCAGATTCTATCCCTCTACTGGGTTTGCAGAGCAGTGACCAAATTAGGTCTGGATGTAGGAGGgccaatgtttaaataaaataattagttcTGCACAATTTGATTCACTACAGCTGAGCGCCTATGAATGCTGAACAAAGGTCATTTGTATGCATATTTCTTTGATAAAATGTGCCACAACTGGATCTTTTTTCCCACATTTTAACTTctcagatgtttaaaaaaaaagaataattctgAAAATATCCATCATACTGACCACCATAAAAAAACCAATATTGTTTGAAATATATAAtcaaaattgtattaaattaactGATGAAAATATTTCCACTTCCAGGTAGTTCCAGGAAAGCTGTTGCTATGCGGCCACTAGGGTGAAATTGTTTTTGTTAGGTAGGTTTTACATAGTATACCTAGTAGTTGACAGGTAGCTGTTGAGTATTCCAGGTTGATGGATGGGTGCTAAAGTAAATGTTGCTAAGGTTGCTTTGGTATTTCAGGTGAAGTATCGTAATTGTTGCAAATGTGTTGTTAGCAGTTGCTATGGTAATCAGGGTATTGCTGAAGATTTACAAAGTACTATCTGTGGTACTCAATAATGTATATTTGATTGAGGATTACTAGTGTATTAGCTGCACCACTGTGCAAAAGAGGGGTGCTCAAACAACAAACCAATCTGGatataaaacagtgtgaaaaggAGTAAGCTGGAAAAAAATGTGATGAGAAAAAGAAGTATACAATTGAAGAAAACAATTGCAATGCATATCCATAATAAACCAGTCAACacttttaagaaattaaatattttatctcTAGTTTCAGGAGACTGTGAGcttattttaatgaaaaatcaTGGTTAATGACAAACAAAAGTGACTTCAAAGCTAATGGCGCTCCCTGCTGGAGAAACCTTACATTTTGTAAAAGCCCTTTATAGATGCCTGTGGAATACTATGATGTTTCATTTTCTGACCATTTATAGTTAGGAGTAGGGTTTTAACTTTGAACCACTAACCTGAACCACTGGGACACTTAAGCCACAGAAAATCTTTCTGTCTTTCCCTCACATGATATATTAGAGCCTGTAAAACCACCAAGCcaagttttttttaatggccATTATAAGAAAATGttgtaacaataaaataatatactacTAGGCATGAAATACATTTTTGGGCAAAACTAAAACAATTTTTTGGGAAAAACTCAACAAAATTAAAGTTTTGGCACAagagcagggtttttttttttttgcaggttttccattgtataaattacatatttttgtcttgtctttttttttttaagaaaacacaattacaaaactatgatttaaaaatattCCTTAGAACTATCCACCAAACACAATCACTCTTCCTATTAGCAGCCACATTAACTACAAAtacaacaaaagaaaacaatagaATACTTTTAATGTCATTAGTAATCACCAAGAAAACTATCCTTGTgaactgtaaaacaaaaaaataacattaagatCAATCCACAAGAAACACAGATTTAGACTCAGTTTGGACACATTTAAttcaaacaatataaaaaaaaatcacataataaTCAAACGCAAGATAAACaattgcaaaaaacaaacaaacaaaaacagaaaaacataaacaaacaggtgaACATCATTAGGTACAGGTAcatattatttaatgtaattcagcTTTCATAGAGTTCTT harbors:
- the asz1 gene encoding ankyrin repeat, SAM and basic leucine zipper domain-containing protein 1 isoform X1 — translated: MIDYGFPAGDESDGSNDEWDTGYTSGSKSPNSEVSGSTLPSDDNVSVLKRAISAGDVNLVQQLLESGMDVETRLGFGWTPLMCAVHVSNYTLTQLLLDHGASANFSRDDYTVLMAACTANSTTEEKIAKCVALLLNRNADPNIYTRSRMTCLMLAARDNYSHLINLLVSHGAELDFQDDSGHTALMLAVQYGHEGAVLKLLQLGADKSIKTKAGKTAADLAKTWKHTQLYKILNSPRDHTTNGGLPSKAETVFKFLNSNLEAPSVSKESSAKLCDIELLLHGLNLEHLSDVMMDNDISWSYLLTMEKADLEKIGITDPEDLKKVLNAVQEIHSDRVDVDTLSKLENIDSGSEELLNFLISLRQQCCYLSEAVQDIISRFPHSPSELVLTLDPKKEAQAICTELVAQTGDLQKQVTCLKDLLSKMDPTDNFLQLPLPCPPTSKRRRVLNNLTLGLLGTAAAALLLLSTKFKNYS
- the asz1 gene encoding ankyrin repeat, SAM and basic leucine zipper domain-containing protein 1 isoform X2; translation: MDVETRLGFGWTPLMCAVHVSNYTLTQLLLDHGASANFSRDDYTVLMAACTANSTTEEKIAKCVALLLNRNADPNIYTRSRMTCLMLAARDNYSHLINLLVSHGAELDFQDDSGHTALMLAVQYGHEGAVLKLLQLGADKSIKTKAGKTAADLAKTWKHTQLYKILNSPRDHTTNGGLPSKAETVFKFLNSNLEAPSVSKESSAKLCDIELLLHGLNLEHLSDVMMDNDISWSYLLTMEKADLEKIGITDPEDLKKVLNAVQEIHSDRVDVDTLSKLENIDSGSEELLNFLISLRQQCCYLSEAVQDIISRFPHSPSELVLTLDPKKEAQAICTELVAQTGDLQKQVTCLKDLLSKMDPTDNFLQLPLPCPPTSKRRRVLNNLTLGLLGTAAAALLLLSTKFKNYS